Within the Candidatus Saccharibacteria bacterium oral taxon 488 genome, the region GCAAGAGGAGTAAAGCATGACTGCAACATCAGAAGCTAAGGCCTGGACAGATTATGACAAGGTCACAAGAAATCCGGAAACCGACAAAGACAGGAGAAAGTTCTTCGAATGGTTCGGGCAACTAACATATGAAAAAGTTGAAAATGGTGAACTATCGTATGAGGATCTAGAGACACTGGACCCAACCATACAACAAGCTGTAGAGATTGCTCTCAATTTATATGCGGAATCACAGCAGGAAGCAGCACGAGAAGCTGCCGAGACACAATAACCCCTGGCCTCAGCTAACCAGCAATAATACCGCCCCAAGGAGCGGTATTATTCATTATTATCACACGCTAGGCGTTGCGCTTCTCGATAATCTCCTGCGCCACGTTTGGTGGAACTTCCTCGTACTGCGCGAGCTCCATGGTGCTGGCTGCGCGACCCTGTGACATCGAGCGGATGTCTGAGGTGTAGCCAAACATGTTCGCCAGTGGCACGAAGGCCTTGACCAACTTGGCGCCGCCCATCAAATCTTCCATGGTATCAATGCGACCACGACGTGAGTTCAGGTCGCCGATGATGTCGCCCATGAACTCTTCTGGGGTGGTGACTTCAACTTTCATGACTGGTTCAAGCAGAATTGGCGTTGCCTGTTTGATACCTTCGCGGGCTGCCAACGAACCTGCCAATGAGAAGGCCAGCTCTGAGGAGTCAACATCGTGGTATGAACCATCGTACAGGGTGGCTTTGACGTCAACCACTGGATAACCAGCGATAACACCACCTTCCAAGGTTTCACGAATACCCTTCATGACAGCTGGGCGGTACTCTTGCGGCACCACACCACCCTTAATTTCATCAACAAACTCAAAGCCTTTACCAGCCTCGTTTGGCTCAAAGCGTACCCAGACGTCACCGTACTGACCACGACCACCAGACTGCTTGGCGTGCTTACCCTGAACTTCAGCTTTGCCCTTGATTGACTCACGGAAGGCCACTTGCGGCTCACCGATATTCGCTTCAACCTTGAACTCACGCTTCATACGGTCGATCAAAATATCCAAGTGCAACTCACCCATTCCTGACATGATGGTCTGGCCGGTCTCTTCGTCAGTGTGGATGCGGAAGGTTGGGTCTTCCTCAGCCAAACGTTGCAAGGCGAGCGCCATCTTTTCTTGGTCGGCCTTTGACTTTGGCTCAACGGCGATGGAAACTGGCGGCTCTGGGAATTCAATTGATTCCAGGGCAATTGGGTGCGCCGGGTCAGTCAAGGTGTTACCAGTACCAGTGTTCTTCAAGCCAACCACCGCAGCGATGTCTCCAGCAGAGATCTTGTCGATCTCCTCGCGCTTGTCGGCATGCATTCGCACGATACGACCAATACGCTCCTTATCGCCAGTCGTGGTATTCAAGACATAGCTACCAGAATTCAAAACACCTGAGTAGACGCGGATGAAGATCAATTTACCAACAAATGGGTCAGTCGCGATCTTGAATGCCAAGGCACTCATCGGCTCTTTGTCGTCTGGTTTGCGGCTCACTTCGTCGCCAGTCTTTGGATTTTTACCCCAAATCTCGTCGACGTCCAGTGGGCTTGGCAAGTAGTCAACCATCAGGTCAAGCACCTTCTCGACGATGACACCGCGGCCGTCACCACCAGTCACCAAGAAGAAGTCACCAGCCAGCACGCGCTTACGCAAGGCAGATTTCAGCTCGTCGATAGTAATCGCCTCTTCACCTTGGTCGAGGAACTTCATCATCAATTCGTCATCAGCCTCAACGGCGTTTTCTACCAGCAAGCTGCGGGCATTTTGGCATTTCTCCAGCATATCAGCTGGGATTTCACCCTGCACCAATTCGTGGTCAGAAAAGTCAGTGTAGGTATACGCTTTCATGTCGATGAGGTCAACCACACCGTTGATGGTCTTTTCAAAGCCAATTGGGATGTGAATTGGGAAGGCTTGCTTACTCAAGCGGTTGTGAATTGATTCCAGAGATTTCCAGAAGTCACCACCAGTTTGGTTGATCTTGTTAACGAAGCAAATGCGTGGCACGCCATATTTGTTAGCCTGGCGCCACACCGTCTCAGACTGCGCCTCAACACCCATCTTACCGTCGAACACCGTCACTGCACCGTCGAGCACGCGGAGTGAACGCTCCACCTCAGCGGTAAAGTCGATGTGCCCTGGGGTGTCGATGATATTGATCTTGTGATTTCTCCAGAAACAAGTCACCGCTGCAGAGGTGATGGTGATACCACGCTCTTTTTCCTGCGCCATCCAGTCGGTGGTCGCACCGTCGCCGTCACCCTTAACTACACCAATTTTATGTGTCAAGCCAGTGCGGTACAAGATACCCTCAGTGGTCGTCGTTTTACCGGCGTCAATATGGGCAATGATACCAATGTTTCTAAAGTTTTGTAATGGAACGTTTGCTGCCATTGTCTTTCCTTTGTTAAAAATAGTTATTGTTCGAGATTCTCCGGAGCTATTTTGACGCACCAAAAAACTACGCTTGAGCTGTATTATAGCAGACGATTGGCGTTTTGTGAATGAGCCCTGTCTTAGCGCGGAATTTGGCTACGACCTGATTGGATTTGTTGTATACCCTTGGCCATGAGTAAATAATCTTTGTTTTGAGCATCAGACCGACCAAGGAGCGTTGCACACACCATCATCACTAGAGAATCACAGACTCTCGTGGTGGCGAGGGTTTCCACGGAGACAGATTGCACATACATCGCACCCGCCGTATTCAATTCAACCCATTCCCTATTATGAAGCGCGAGGCCCTTATACATAATATCGTATGGCATATACGGATCAAGTGAAGCCAGTACCTTGCAGTGAATGTTTATCGCCTTAATGACTCGATTAAGGTCTCTATTCGACAATCGCCTAAAAGGAATTTCATTAATCGGAATATCTGCTAGCTCCTTGATCATTCGAGCTGAGTCGATACAATTATTGTTTGGATCAACTGGTCGTATATTATTCAAATAATCAAGGACCTCAGGCGTGTACAGCTGTAAAATAGCCTTGGCCTGTTCAATATCCATCAGCTGCGGAAACTGGATAAGGACATCCAGCGGAACGACATACTGGGCCGTGGTGCCCTCTGGTGTTACGCCAAGACCACCAAGTGCGATTTCTGGATCAGACTTGTTCGCGACAATCAGGCAACCGGCGCACTGGAGTTTATGATCTTCAATATATACGTATTCTGCTCCGTTTTTGGTATGTTGTTGCACCCATCCGCTTACCGCCATCAGCTGACCGATAAGCCCGGCAAATAGTTCTTGGTTAATCCGCACAGTGGCTTCTAGATACTGATGAGGATTGAGCTTTCGAACGTCGGCCATTCGTTCTCGAGCCAGGCGGAGGACAGTGGCGACTTGCTGATTGAAAACAGCCTTATCAAGTAACGCAAGGTTCTCGGGCAGCGGGGCGGCAGATGGGGTGGACTCAGTCGTCATCTCTTAATCATACGGCGTAAAAGCCGACTGACGCAACCATAACCATAAAGCTCTTAGCGATAATTCACGCATTGCAGCGGCGTGTCATAATCATTTTCACGCACCAAGCCAACGACTTTCTGTAACTCATCTTTCGAGGCGGAGGTGACACGGACGAGGTCGCCTTGGATTTGCGGCTTGGCTTTGGGCGCCGCAGCGCGAATGTCGGCAGCGATGCGCTTGGCGGTCGGCTGGTCGAGGCCTTGTTTGAAAGGAATTTCCCAGGTGGTTTTGAGGTTTGAGGTGACCTTTTCTTTGGTGAGACCGAGGACTTTGCTCGACTGACCCCGAGCCGCCAGTTTCTTGCGCACGATGTCCAGCACCGCATCAACCTGCCAGTCGTTATCACCAGTGAGCTTGAATCCTTTTTTATCATCCAGCCAGTCAATCCCAGCGCTCGTCCCCTTAAAATCGTACCGCCCTTGGATCTCTTTTTCCGCCTGCATGAAAACATTATTCAGCTCGGCTTTGTCAATTTCTGACACAATATCAAATGAAAAACTTGCCATTTACCCCTCCTCGTTTTCCTCATTATAACAAAAATCGCCCATTTTTCAGAGCGATTTCTGAGTTTACATTTTCCCGACAATTAGCCGCGAGCAAAGTGTGCAAAGGCACGGTTGGCTTCGGCCATCTTGTGGGTGTCTTCCTTCTTCTTGAAGGCGGCACCAGCTTCGTTATACGCATCAACGATTTCCAGCGCCAAACGCTGTGAATATGGCATGCCACTACGAGCGCGAGCTGATTGCACCAGCCAGCTGAACGCGTAGTGCAACTGCCGGTGTCCCTGAACTGGGAATGGGATCTGGTAGTTGGCACCACCGACACGGCGGCTTTTCACCTCAAAGTTTGGACTGACGTTTTTCAAGGCTTTCTCAAACACTGCCAGTGGATCTTCTGAATCCAATTTCTTAGCAGCAGTTTCCAGCGCGGTGTAAACAGCACGCTCAGCCGCCAATTTCTTACCATCCAGCATTGACTTGTTGATCAAGCGCTGCACCAGCACGCTTTGGTAGCGGCGGTCAGGCTTAAGTTCACGTTGTAGTTTCTTGGTAACTTTACGAGGCATGATTACTTATCCCCTTTCTTGGTACCGTACTTTGAACGGCCCCGCTTGCGGTTGTTGACACCTTGAAGGTCCAACGCGCCACGGACGATGTGATAACGCACACCTGGAAGGTCAGGCACACGACCACCGCGGATCAAGACCACAGCGTGCTCCTGCAAGTTGTGACCTTCACCACCGATGTAGGCCCAGACTTCGTAGCCGTTGTTTAGTTTCACGCGGGCAACTTTACGCAAAGCTGAGTTTGGTTTCTTTGGCGTCTTGGTCGTCACACGCACACACACACCACGCTTGAGCGGTGCATTCTGGTCGTAGTAACGCGTTTTCAGGGCGTTGTGAATGCGACCCAGTGCTGGCGACTTGGACTTTTTCTTAGCCGTTTGGCGCGGCTTGCGCACCAATTGGTTGATAGTTGGCATCCAATTTCTCCTTGGTTGATTTACTAATGATGGCGATTCGCCTGGCGGCTCTAGTAAGCTGGCTCGGCATTGACACGCAAAAACCAGCTTCTCTTAGCGCCTACGGCTTGGATTCAGCAACTCCGCCCCGTGTCTATACCTTTTCTGCCAAGCATGCAGTCTGTACACATTCAAACCACCGCGCGCTCCGAAAAGAGGAAACTCTGGGGAGATTATAGCATAGACTGCGTGCAATTGCTATAGAAAAACCGCCCCGTATCCATCGGAGCGGTTTTCCGAGAAAGAAAGCCAGTTGGCTTATACTGCTACAGCTAGTTCCTCCTCCTGATTGTCAGCGAACTCGTCCTCGCTTGGCTCGTCGGTTTCCGTCTCTTCGACAGCACCCGTTCCTACTGGAATCTTGCGGCCGATGATGACGTTTTCTTTGAGACCATGCAAGTGATCAGCGCGGCCAGATACGGCAGCGTTGATCAGCACGCGAGTGGTGTCCTGGAAGGACGCAGCAGATAGCCATGAGTCGCTCCAGATTGACACCTTGGTGATACCGAGTAGCAACTGGGTGTAGCTGATGAGGTTTTTGCCCTCAGCCGCTAGTTGCTTGTTGGTGTTTACCACCGCAGCCTTAGAAACGATGTCGCCCGTCACAAAGTCACTGTCGCCCGCGTCTTCGATCTGGACGCGACTAAACATCTGGCGAACGATGATCTCCAGGTGCTTGTCGGCCACGTCTTGACCCTGAGCGGCGTAAATGCGCAGTACTTCGTTGATGATGTAGCGCTGCGTGGCTTCGACACCCTTCAGGCGCATCAAGTCGTGCAGGTTCAATGAACCGGCCGTCAAGCGGTCGCCAGCTTCGACAACGTCGTTAGCCTTAACAACCAATTGCATAGTGCCTGGGATTTCGTAACGAGCTGGTGCACCAGCTTCAGCAGCGATAACCAAGGTGTCTTCTGCTGCTTCAACCACACCGTCAAATGGTGCGACGAGCGGGCGAGTGTCACCTTCGCCAGTTGCCAGCACGTCGCCAGCCTTGACGCTTGAGCCAGCCTTAACCATGATGGTTCGGCCGTCCAGCGGCAAGCGCTCAACTTTACCAGATTCCGGGGTAACTTGGACGATGTACTTTTTGCCATCTTCCCAAACGTCGACCAGGCCAGCAATTTCCGTAACATATGCCTGACCCTTTGGTGTGCGTGCCTCGAACAATTCTTCAACACGCGGCAGACCCTGGGTGATGTCGCCACCGGCCACACCGGAGTTGTGGAAGGTACGCAAGGTCAGCTGAGTACCTGGTTCACCGACTGACTGAGCCGCGATAACACCGACTGGCTGATGATTGCCGACCAATTTACCGGTTGACATGTCAACGCCGTAACTGCGCTGCGGAATACCGTTGAGGTTGTTAGTTGACAAGACTGACTGGATCTTGACACTTTGGATGCTTTCATCGTCATCAATTGAGTCGGCGATTTCGCGAGTGATCAATTCATCCTTGTTGACGTGACCTGGAATCGTCTCAGCCGCGTAACGACCGGCCAAGCGATTCGAGAAGTCGATCATCGTTTCCTCAGTTTCTGAGCGGTAGATTGCGTAACCTTCGTCGTCGCCCTCGGCATCCTCAACCGTGAAGACGTCCTGCGCCACGTCGACCAACCGGCGCGTCAGGTAGCCTGAGTCGGCAGTCTTCAAAGCGGTGTCGATCAGACCCTTACGCGCACCACGTGTCGCCACGAAGGCCTCCAGGCTGGATAGACCGCCGGTGTACGAGCTACGGATTGGCAGCTCGATCTCGCGGTTAGCGGCGTCGACCTGGATACCGATCATGGCGCTGGCGAGCTTGACGTTGGAGATATCACCACGAGCACCAGAGTTGACCATCATCGAGATACTGGTGTCCATGTGCGCCAGCTGATCCTGGAGGAACGCCGTGATCTTATTATCCACATTTCGCCAGGCATTCACTGTCAAGTTATAGCGCTCGTCCTCGGTGATCAAACCTTGGTCGAACTGCTCAGAAATCAAGGCCGCCTTGGCGTCGCCCTCAGCCACGAACTCAGCGATCTCGTCAAAGTGCACGTAGTCGGTCATACCAGTTGACACGGCCGCGGTTGTCGCGAAGCGGAAGGCCTGACCCTTCATGCGGTCGGCAATCTTGGCAGTTTCCTCGGCACCGTACTTGTTGAAAATTTGTGCCAAGACCTTCTTCAGCTGCTTCTTCGTCTGAACATTGTTGTCATATGGGAAGTCCTCTGGCAGAATCTCGTTAAAGAAGACGCGGCCCAAGGTCGTCTGGCGTAATTTACCCTTGGCATAGATGCGAATTGGCGTTTGCAGTTGGATAGCACCCTTGTCGTACGCCAGTTCTGCCTCGTAGACTGAGCTAAATGACTTGACATCGTCAGTCTGGGCCTGCGGCTTGTCATACGTCAAGTAGTAGTTACCGAGCACGATATCCTGCGAGATGTGCAGCACTGGCGCACCGTCGGCAGGCTTCAACAGGTTGTTAGTAGCGCTCATCAGCTCGCGTGCCTCGGCCTGCGCTTCCTTGGAAAGCGGCAGGTGGACAGCCATCTGGTCACCGTCAAAGTCGGCGTTAAAACCAGCGCAGACCAGCGGATGCAGCTGAATGGCTTTACCCTCGACCAGGACTGGCTGGAAGGATTGAATTGACAGGCGGTGCAAGCTCGGTGCACGGTTGAGCAACACGTACTTGCCCCTGATCGCCTCATCAAGCGCGTCCCACACGACCGCCTCGCCCGACTCGATCAAGCGAGTCGCCGAGCGAATGTTGTGGGCAAATTCACCCTTGATCAGCCAGCTGATAACGAACGGCTTGAATAGTTCAAGCGCCATTTGTTTTGGCAGGCCGCACTGATTGATCTTTAATTTTGGGCCAACGACAATGACCGAGCGGCCAGAGTAATCGACCCGTTTACCGAGCAAGTTCTGGCGGAAGCGGCCTTGCTTACCTTTGAGCATGTCGCTAATTGATTTGAGGCGACGACGGCTGCCAGTCGAGCTGACCGCCCGACCACCGCGCGCTGCTGCGTTGTCGATCAGGGCATCGACGGCCTCTTGCAACATGCGTCGTTCATTGCGCTGAATCACCTCTGGCGCGTTGAGCTCGACCAGTTTCTTCAGGCGATTGTTGCGGTTGATGATGCGGCGATACAGATCGTTCAAATCAGACGTTGCAAACCGACCACCGCTGAGGGCGACCATTGGACGCAAGTCTGGTGGGATGACTGGCAGTACGGTCAGGCAGAGGCTGGATGGCTTGATACCAGCAGCCTGCATGCTCTCAAGCATCTTCAGGCGCTTGAGCAGTTTCTTCTCGCGCTGACCCTTGGCATGTTCAGCCTCCTCACTTAGCTGGGCGATCAGTTCTGACAGATCAATTTCATCCAGCAGCGCCTTGAGCGCACTGGCGCCCATGCCGACCTCGATCAGCTCGTCGTACTCCTCTGGCAAGTTGCGATAATCCGTCTCCGAGATCAGTGCGCCCTTGACGAGGCCCTCGAGCTGCGTTTTCTTCGTCGCGTACTTGTCGTTAAGCTCGTCAACCTCACGGCTCTGTTCCTTCGCCAGCTGCTTGATATCAGCATTGTCAGCTTCCGCAAGCTGCTCGTAGCGCATCTTAATCGCCATCCGACCAGCTTCGGTTTCAGCTTCTAGATCCGCCAGGTATTGGTCGCGGGTGATCTCATCAACCTTGAGAATGACATAGGTCGCAAAGTAGGCGATCCGCTCAATATTACGCACCGTCATCCCCAGTAGCAAGCTCATGGCGCTCGGCGTGCCGCGCATAAACCAAATGTGCGCTACTGGTGCGGCCAGCTGAATGTGGCCCATGCGCTCGCGGCGGACGATTGACTTGGTGACGAGCTCGCCGTTTTTATCGACTGCAGCCTCGCGTGAACGAACACCTTTTAACTTTGAGTCGTGTGGATTAATGTCCTTAACCGGGCCAAAGATTCGCTCACAGAACAAACCGTCACGCTCTGGCTTTTGGGTACGGTAATTGATCGTCTCTGGCTTGAGAACCTCGCCGTGACTCCACTTTAGGATGTCATCAGCGCTGGCCACCGCTAGGCGTACCGCATCAAAATCGCTAATTCCGGTCGCGTTAAATGAATATTGCGCCATCTTACGCCTCCTCCTTTATTTCTTCTACTTCGTCAATATCTTGTACGCTCATGCCGGCCTCGATGTCGCCGATGTCGTCTGATTCATCTAAGTAAACTTGGTCATCGTCATCGTCGTCGCTCGCGGCTTGTGGCACGGTCTTGTCAGCTGGACCACTGGAGGCGATGACATGTTCAGCGTCAACTACACCGCCCTCGTCAAGCAGGTCAACCCGAAGGCCCAATCCCTGCAGTTCCTTGACTAACACGTTGAAGGATTCTGGCAGTTTCGGCCCGACAATTGGCTCGTCCTTGATGATGGACTCGTAAGCCTTGGCACGGCCATAGACGTCGTCAGACTTGATGGTCAACATTTCCTGCAAGGTTGCCGCAGCACCGTAGGCTTCCAGTGCCCAGACCTCCATCTCGCCGAAGCGCTGACCACCGTTCTGCGCTTTACCACCGAGCGGCTGCTGAGTGACCATGGTGTATGGACCAGTTGAGCGGGCGTGAATCTTGTCAGAGACCATGTGGTGTAGCTTAATCATATGCATCACGCCAACTGTGGTGCGCTCTTCAAATGCTTCACCGGTCCGACCATCAAAGAGTTGTGATTTACCATCGCGGGCAAAGCCTGCTTTTTCTAATTCATCAGAAATCGTTGCTGATGGCACACCATCAAACGACGGCGTCGCCACACGGTAGCCCAACGCTCGTGCCGCCATACCAAGGTGCGTTTCAAACAGCTGACCGAGGTTCATGCGGCTCGGCACACCCAGCGGGTTCAAGATCACGTCAACTGGCGTACCATCCTCCATGAATGGCATATCCTCGACCGGCAGTACTCGTGCGACCACACCCTTGTTACCGAAGCGACCAGCCATCTTGTCGCCGACACCGATCTTGCGCATCTGCGCCACAAAGATCTGGATTTGCATCAATACGCCAGCCTTGAGCTCGTGGCCATTCTCGCGGCTAAAGATCTTGACACCGACGACCTTGCCGCCGCCAGCATTGTTCATGCGCTGTGAAGTGTCACGGACATCCTTGGCTTTTTCACCAAAGATAGCGCGCAGCAGACGCTCCTCAGAGCTAAGCTCCTGCTCGCCTTTCGGCGTAATCTTACCAACCAAGACGTCGCCAGCCTTGACCTCAGAACCAATTTGCACGATACCGTTTTCGTCTAAGTGGCGCAGACTGTCTTCTGACACATTCGGAATGTCGCGAGTGACGATCTCTGGGCCGAGCTTGGTCTCGCGAACCTCCACGTTATAATCCTTGATATTAATGCTGGTCAAGCGATCGTCCTCCACCAAGCGGCGACTGAGGATAATCGCGTCCTCCATGTTGTAACCACCCCACGGCATAAAGGCCACCGTCAGGTTTCGCCCCAGCGCGATCTCGCCCTCGGCAATCGATGCACCCTCGACGAGAATATCGCCTTGCTTGACCGTGTCGCCACGGGCTACGCGAACCTTTTGGTTGTAGCAGCGATCGTCATTGTTCTTGACGAAGTGTCGCAGCGCGTAGACCTTGACGCCATCGGCGTACTTGACATGAATTTCATCAGCATCAGCCCGTACCACTTCGCCATCAGCCTCGGCCTGGATCAGGTGGCCGCTATTCTCGGCTACCGCCTGCTCGATACCGGTACCGACAACCGCCGGCTCTGGCGTGAGCAGCGGCACTGCTTGGCGCTGCATGTTCGAGCCGGTCAAGGCGCGGTCGACGCGGGTTTTCTCGATAAACGGCACCAGCGCCGCCGTCGAGCCGAGGATCTGCTTGTGAGCAGCGTCCATAAAGGTAACTTCTTCGACGTCAACCTGACCTGGCTGGAGGAACTTGCGGGCGCTGACGCGGCTATCGGTAAACGACTTGTCGTCATTCAAGCGTGCTCCAGCATCGGCGATAACTTCGCTGGCCTCCTGAGCGGCATCCAGATAGACCACTTCGTCTGTCACCCGACCATCGGTGACGCGCAGATACGGCGTCTCGATAAAGCCATACTCATTGACCCGCGCGTAGGTAGCGAGGTTCAGCACCAGACCAACGTTGGCACCCTCTGGCGTCTCCACCGAACAGATACGGCCGTAATGCGTTGGGTGAGCGTCGCGCACGTCAAAACCAGCGCGTTCGCGGCTCAAACCACCAGGACCCATCGAGCTCAAGCGGCGCTTGTGACTGAGTTCGGACAGTGGATTGACCTCATCGAGGAGCTGACTGAGCTGCGAACTGGTAAAGAACTCGCGAACTGCTGCCACCACTGGCCGCGCATTGATCAACTGGCTCGGCGTAATGTTCTCCATATCAGCCACACTCATCCGATCCATGGCGTTGCGCTGCATCCTGAGCATACCGACGCGGAACTGACGGGCAATCAGCTCGCCGACCAGCTTGACGCGGCGATTGCTCAGCGCATCAATGTCATCAGCTGGCTCCTGGGTATTGTTGAGGCGAATAATCTCGCGAATAATGGCCACTAAATCGCTCATCTGGAAAATACGGTTTTCAGCAGTGTTCGCAACGTCCAGACCCAGGCGCTGGTTCATCTTGTACCGGCCAACCCGACTATAATCAAAGCGCTTGAAATCAAAGAACATTCGCTCAATCATCTGGCGTGCGTTATCAACCGTCGCCAAGTCGCCCGGCCGCAAGCGACGATAGACCTCGATCAGCGCCTCATTAGCGCCACGCGCAGTGTCTTTCTCGAGCGTTTCCTGAATGTAACTAGTCTCGCCCGTATCAATATCAGCAAATAGTTCGCGAATTTCTGAAGTTTTTGGATGACCCAAAGCCCGCAGCAACGTCGTCACCGGTAGTTTACGGCGACGGTCAATCTTGACATAAATCGTGCCA harbors:
- a CDS encoding DNA-directed RNA polymerase subunit beta; this translates as MRGVTPVAQQTTRGARVFFTGTDSAIAMPNLIAHQEDSWRWFVEDGLSEIFSEINPIDDYTGQKLALRFGSYHFDEPKTTDQFAKENNLTFEAPLHATVELTNKVTGEVKEQEIYLGDYPWMTERGTFIINGTERVVVSQLIRSAGVFFTADTVAGRNYYGAKMIPGRGAWLEFETATNGTIYVKIDRRRKLPVTTLLRALGHPKTSEIRELFADIDTGETSYIQETLEKDTARGANEALIEVYRRLRPGDLATVDNARQMIERMFFDFKRFDYSRVGRYKMNQRLGLDVANTAENRIFQMSDLVAIIREIIRLNNTQEPADDIDALSNRRVKLVGELIARQFRVGMLRMQRNAMDRMSVADMENITPSQLINARPVVAAVREFFTSSQLSQLLDEVNPLSELSHKRRLSSMGPGGLSRERAGFDVRDAHPTHYGRICSVETPEGANVGLVLNLATYARVNEYGFIETPYLRVTDGRVTDEVVYLDAAQEASEVIADAGARLNDDKSFTDSRVSARKFLQPGQVDVEEVTFMDAAHKQILGSTAALVPFIEKTRVDRALTGSNMQRQAVPLLTPEPAVVGTGIEQAVAENSGHLIQAEADGEVVRADADEIHVKYADGVKVYALRHFVKNNDDRCYNQKVRVARGDTVKQGDILVEGASIAEGEIALGRNLTVAFMPWGGYNMEDAIILSRRLVEDDRLTSINIKDYNVEVRETKLGPEIVTRDIPNVSEDSLRHLDENGIVQIGSEVKAGDVLVGKITPKGEQELSSEERLLRAIFGEKAKDVRDTSQRMNNAGGGKVVGVKIFSRENGHELKAGVLMQIQIFVAQMRKIGVGDKMAGRFGNKGVVARVLPVEDMPFMEDGTPVDVILNPLGVPSRMNLGQLFETHLGMAARALGYRVATPSFDGVPSATISDELEKAGFARDGKSQLFDGRTGEAFEERTTVGVMHMIKLHHMVSDKIHARSTGPYTMVTQQPLGGKAQNGGQRFGEMEVWALEAYGAAATLQEMLTIKSDDVYGRAKAYESIIKDEPIVGPKLPESFNVLVKELQGLGLRVDLLDEGGVVDAEHVIASSGPADKTVPQAASDDDDDDQVYLDESDDIGDIEAGMSVQDIDEVEEIKEEA
- the rpoC gene encoding DNA-directed RNA polymerase subunit beta', which encodes MAQYSFNATGISDFDAVRLAVASADDILKWSHGEVLKPETINYRTQKPERDGLFCERIFGPVKDINPHDSKLKGVRSREAAVDKNGELVTKSIVRRERMGHIQLAAPVAHIWFMRGTPSAMSLLLGMTVRNIERIAYFATYVILKVDEITRDQYLADLEAETEAGRMAIKMRYEQLAEADNADIKQLAKEQSREVDELNDKYATKKTQLEGLVKGALISETDYRNLPEEYDELIEVGMGASALKALLDEIDLSELIAQLSEEAEHAKGQREKKLLKRLKMLESMQAAGIKPSSLCLTVLPVIPPDLRPMVALSGGRFATSDLNDLYRRIINRNNRLKKLVELNAPEVIQRNERRMLQEAVDALIDNAAARGGRAVSSTGSRRRLKSISDMLKGKQGRFRQNLLGKRVDYSGRSVIVVGPKLKINQCGLPKQMALELFKPFVISWLIKGEFAHNIRSATRLIESGEAVVWDALDEAIRGKYVLLNRAPSLHRLSIQSFQPVLVEGKAIQLHPLVCAGFNADFDGDQMAVHLPLSKEAQAEARELMSATNNLLKPADGAPVLHISQDIVLGNYYLTYDKPQAQTDDVKSFSSVYEAELAYDKGAIQLQTPIRIYAKGKLRQTTLGRVFFNEILPEDFPYDNNVQTKKQLKKVLAQIFNKYGAEETAKIADRMKGQAFRFATTAAVSTGMTDYVHFDEIAEFVAEGDAKAALISEQFDQGLITEDERYNLTVNAWRNVDNKITAFLQDQLAHMDTSISMMVNSGARGDISNVKLASAMIGIQVDAANREIELPIRSSYTGGLSSLEAFVATRGARKGLIDTALKTADSGYLTRRLVDVAQDVFTVEDAEGDDEGYAIYRSETEETMIDFSNRLAGRYAAETIPGHVNKDELITREIADSIDDDESIQSVKIQSVLSTNNLNGIPQRSYGVDMSTGKLVGNHQPVGVIAAQSVGEPGTQLTLRTFHNSGVAGGDITQGLPRVEELFEARTPKGQAYVTEIAGLVDVWEDGKKYIVQVTPESGKVERLPLDGRTIMVKAGSSVKAGDVLATGEGDTRPLVAPFDGVVEAAEDTLVIAAEAGAPARYEIPGTMQLVVKANDVVEAGDRLTAGSLNLHDLMRLKGVEATQRYIINEVLRIYAAQGQDVADKHLEIIVRQMFSRVQIEDAGDSDFVTGDIVSKAAVVNTNKQLAAEGKNLISYTQLLLGITKVSIWSDSWLSAASFQDTTRVLINAAVSGRADHLHGLKENVIIGRKIPVGTGAVEETETDEPSEDEFADNQEEELAVAV
- the rpsL gene encoding 30S ribosomal protein S12 is translated as MPTINQLVRKPRQTAKKKSKSPALGRIHNALKTRYYDQNAPLKRGVCVRVTTKTPKKPNSALRKVARVKLNNGYEVWAYIGGEGHNLQEHAVVLIRGGRVPDLPGVRYHIVRGALDLQGVNNRKRGRSKYGTKKGDK
- a CDS encoding YajQ family cyclic di-GMP-binding protein, whose translation is MASFSFDIVSEIDKAELNNVFMQAEKEIQGRYDFKGTSAGIDWLDDKKGFKLTGDNDWQVDAVLDIVRKKLAARGQSSKVLGLTKEKVTSNLKTTWEIPFKQGLDQPTAKRIAADIRAAAPKAKPQIQGDLVRVTSASKDELQKVVGLVRENDYDTPLQCVNYR
- the rpsG gene encoding 30S ribosomal protein S7, with protein sequence MPRKVTKKLQRELKPDRRYQSVLVQRLINKSMLDGKKLAAERAVYTALETAAKKLDSEDPLAVFEKALKNVSPNFEVKSRRVGGANYQIPFPVQGHRQLHYAFSWLVQSARARSGMPYSQRLALEIVDAYNEAGAAFKKKEDTHKMAEANRAFAHFARG
- the fusA gene encoding elongation factor G; protein product: MAANVPLQNFRNIGIIAHIDAGKTTTTEGILYRTGLTHKIGVVKGDGDGATTDWMAQEKERGITITSAAVTCFWRNHKINIIDTPGHIDFTAEVERSLRVLDGAVTVFDGKMGVEAQSETVWRQANKYGVPRICFVNKINQTGGDFWKSLESIHNRLSKQAFPIHIPIGFEKTINGVVDLIDMKAYTYTDFSDHELVQGEIPADMLEKCQNARSLLVENAVEADDELMMKFLDQGEEAITIDELKSALRKRVLAGDFFLVTGGDGRGVIVEKVLDLMVDYLPSPLDVDEIWGKNPKTGDEVSRKPDDKEPMSALAFKIATDPFVGKLIFIRVYSGVLNSGSYVLNTTTGDKERIGRIVRMHADKREEIDKISAGDIAAVVGLKNTGTGNTLTDPAHPIALESIEFPEPPVSIAVEPKSKADQEKMALALQRLAEEDPTFRIHTDEETGQTIMSGMGELHLDILIDRMKREFKVEANIGEPQVAFRESIKGKAEVQGKHAKQSGGRGQYGDVWVRFEPNEAGKGFEFVDEIKGGVVPQEYRPAVMKGIRETLEGGVIAGYPVVDVKATLYDGSYHDVDSSELAFSLAGSLAAREGIKQATPILLEPVMKVEVTTPEEFMGDIIGDLNSRRGRIDTMEDLMGGAKLVKAFVPLANMFGYTSDIRSMSQGRAASTMELAQYEEVPPNVAQEIIEKRNA